The genomic DNA GTTTCTCTAATCCTGAGCTATCAATACCGCTGGTATCACACTCTTCACAGTGGTTGGACAACTGTTGATGCAGCAAGTCGAGATGCTGATGGATCACGCGATGTGAATCGAGTACCAACTGATGCACGGTTTCATCATCCAGTCGGGTTCGATGCGCTCCAAGCGCTGAGATATAACTGAGCAGCGCGTGGTTAAGAGTCAGGAAACGAAAGCTCTCATCGGCCGCCGCACGATAACGCCCCGGTTCTGCCAGCATATTGGTGACCGCGGCAGAAAGTGCGGCATCTTGGTTGTGGGCATGACGCCGCGCAATCCGGTAACTCAAGCTGTCTTTTTTACCAATCCGATATTGACCAATGATCTGCGCCAAGTACTGCTTATTGGCATCAATTGCTTCCGCCATCACTTTATGCAGCCGTTTCGATTGCCAGTCCGGCAGAATGAGCACCACGGCCGCTACCGCTAAGGCGCAGCCAATGAGGGTATCCGCCAATCTTGGTAATACCACCGCATAGCCTTCACCTAACTGATTGAAACAAAACAGCACCAATAAGGTGATAAAACCGGTCGCGTAGCCGTAGTTGTTGAGGCGAAACGCAAAAAACATCACACCGGAGAAGACAATAAACACCAATTGGCTCTCTTGTGATGGGAAGAAGGTGAGTAGCGGCACGCCAATCAGCAAGCCGGCTAAGGTGCCAATGATCCGCGCGGTGAGTTTTTGCTTGGTTGCGGCGTAGTTTGGCTGGCAAACAAACAGGGTGGTGAGCAAAATCCAGTAACCGCGCTCAATGCCAAACCCTTGAATGATCGCATAGCCCAGCGTTAGGGTGGTAGACAAGCGCAGCGCATGACGAAATAACAGCGAATCTTTATTGAGATTGGCGCGAATACGTTGCCACATGCTGCCTAAGGTGTGCGCTTCAGTGTCATCCAGTACCCCTTCTTCGGGTTTGGCCACATCCGGGTTGCTGACGTTACTGAGCTGTTTTTCAACGGTCGCTAAGTTATTGAATAGATAGCCTAACTGACCCAAAAGACTTTTCCAGTCTCGTCTCTCTTGTTGGCGAAGATAGCTGAGTGATAACTGCAGTTCATCCAACGCGACAATCGAAGCGGAGTCGTGTTGGTAACTGTGTCCAAGGCGAATCGATTGAGCGATATCACGGCACGCTTTCGCTTGCGTCTCTAATAAATATTTAAAGCGGAACAGAATGTCTGAGCGGCCAAAGTGATCGGCCAGCTCTTGGTAACGGTAATGGCTGGAGCTCACTCGTTCGTGAATGTCTTGCGCCAGAAAATAGATGTTTAAAAAGCGATCGCTGGCGCTGTCCACATGCCCCCGTTTGGATCGGGTCAGAAACACCGCCTTGCACTGGTTTAACGCATTGACTGTCGCGGCGTTAAGATTGGCCTCAATGATCCGGTGGGGCTGCGGAATCATGTTGGAAACCGGGTGGAAAAGGGTGGATTTCGCCTCTAAATAATTGGCCAGTTGTAGAAACACATTAGCGAGGTTTTGTTGTACGGGCTGCATTGGCCAAAAGGCATGCCACAGCATCGACATCAAGTAGTACCAAGCGCTGCCGCTGAGTAAAAGTAACGGCTGAAACCAGATATTAGTGCTTTGATGGGCACCGAGCATGGTGTACACGGCAATCAACAGAGAAGCAAACGCTATGCTGGCGTAGCGAGCTCCCATAGCGCCGAGCATGATAAAACCAAAACTTGAGGTGAAAAGGCCAAGCGCAAACAGCCACGGGGTTTGAAACAGAATTTCAATCGAGAAGGCGGCAATCGCAAAACAGATCAAGGTAAGAGTGATGGATTTCAAACGGCCACTAAAGCGGTCATCTCGATCGGCGAGTGCCGCGGCAATCACCCCGAGAATCAAAGGGGTGATCCAAGTGTTGAGCTGATAATACCAAGCGGGGATCACCACACCCAGTAAAGTCAATAAGATCAAGACACTGTAGTTAACAGTTTTATTCGCCCAATACAGGCGCAGTTGGTTAATTTTCGGCACAGCGCAGCACATTCATCAGTGTAGAAAGGGCAAAGTCTAGCAGATTACACCAATAAGATTCTGATCAAGATAAAGAAAACCTCGTTCTGCCACTTCTGCGCTATGCTCGTTAACCGTTAAGAATATTGACATTATCTTTTCATCGGCACCGGAGTTTGGGGTATGATTGCCGACAACTTTGTTAGTGGGCTTTTACCAATGCAGCTGAATGCGAATAAGACTGCACAATTTTTTATTGCCAATGAATATTACCAAGTCCAGCTTGAGAAAGAGTGGTTGGTGTTAACTTCGCTCAGTAGCGAAGAACGTATTCCCTTTCATGTCTGGAACGGTGAAGTGCAGATCCGCAGAGGCGTATTTTGGGGAACGTTGCAGTTTTTTGCTCATCCCGAAGAGGGCGTGCAGCGCAGTTGGCTGGTGCAGGGTCTCCCTTGGCCGGAATGTCGCCATTTTGCGCACCAATTAGTGGCGCATTATCAAGCGTGGCACAATCGCCAATGTGAGCAATTAAGTCTCTATTTTCCGCGTTGGCAGCAAGAGTTGTCTCGTCTAAAGCGCCTGCCGTCTTTTCTATCCCACTCCTCCGTTGAAGCTTGGGTCGCGCAAGTGTATGCCGATTTAAAACTGATGGACATGACGCTGCATGAAGCGCAAAAACATCTTCCCACGGTTTTCGATACCTTACTGCCTTGGCTGCTCGATACCTCCGCGACGTTGTATGAGCGTAATAAAGCTTGGCTCGAGATAGAACGCGCGAACTGGACAGTCTTGTTTTCCCAGTGTGAATCGTCGCCGCTCAATGTCTCGCAGCAATACGCTGTGCTGCTGAATGACGATCACAACTTAGTGTTGGCGGGCGCAGGTTCAGGTAAAACCAGCGTACTGACTGCGCGCGTTTCCTATTTATTGCAGAGCCATTTGGCGAAACCAGAGCAAATTTTGTTGGTCGCTTTTGCACGCGATGCGGCACAAGAGATGGCCGAGCGCTTAAAAAACAAAATTGGTTTGGAAGCCGAGCGTTTGCACATCAATACCTTCCATCAGTTGGGTCTGCGCATTATCAACCGAGTGGAAGGCAAAACGGTGATCATGTCGCCACTCGCGAATGACAGTAAGCTTAAGCAGGCTTGGTGTATTGATTGGTTAAAGCGCCACTGGATGACGCCGACCAATTTTAAACGTTGGCAAAAACATCTCGCCAAATGGCCGATTGCGTATCTGGCGGGGGATGATGAACTCGGTAGCCACGTAGAAAACCCGAAATTGATCGCATGGCTCGAGAAGCAGCTCGATCAATTGGCACAAATGGGATTGAGTAAAAAAGAGCTGCAAGAGCGGCTGGTGGATCACGATGACTATCCGCGCTTAAACAGCGAGCTTTCCTTATGCTG from Vibrio tarriae includes the following:
- the yccS gene encoding YccS family putative transporter; translated protein: MPKINQLRLYWANKTVNYSVLILLTLLGVVIPAWYYQLNTWITPLILGVIAAALADRDDRFSGRLKSITLTLICFAIAAFSIEILFQTPWLFALGLFTSSFGFIMLGAMGARYASIAFASLLIAVYTMLGAHQSTNIWFQPLLLLSGSAWYYLMSMLWHAFWPMQPVQQNLANVFLQLANYLEAKSTLFHPVSNMIPQPHRIIEANLNAATVNALNQCKAVFLTRSKRGHVDSASDRFLNIYFLAQDIHERVSSSHYRYQELADHFGRSDILFRFKYLLETQAKACRDIAQSIRLGHSYQHDSASIVALDELQLSLSYLRQQERRDWKSLLGQLGYLFNNLATVEKQLSNVSNPDVAKPEEGVLDDTEAHTLGSMWQRIRANLNKDSLLFRHALRLSTTLTLGYAIIQGFGIERGYWILLTTLFVCQPNYAATKQKLTARIIGTLAGLLIGVPLLTFFPSQESQLVFIVFSGVMFFAFRLNNYGYATGFITLLVLFCFNQLGEGYAVVLPRLADTLIGCALAVAAVVLILPDWQSKRLHKVMAEAIDANKQYLAQIIGQYRIGKKDSLSYRIARRHAHNQDAALSAAVTNMLAEPGRYRAAADESFRFLTLNHALLSYISALGAHRTRLDDETVHQLVLDSHRVIHQHLDLLHQQLSNHCEECDTSGIDSSGLEKRLAEWREDDEGSARMVLQQLHLIYRMLPELHTLASKFAVKVDSQSD
- the helD gene encoding DNA helicase IV, yielding MQLNANKTAQFFIANEYYQVQLEKEWLVLTSLSSEERIPFHVWNGEVQIRRGVFWGTLQFFAHPEEGVQRSWLVQGLPWPECRHFAHQLVAHYQAWHNRQCEQLSLYFPRWQQELSRLKRLPSFLSHSSVEAWVAQVYADLKLMDMTLHEAQKHLPTVFDTLLPWLLDTSATLYERNKAWLEIERANWTVLFSQCESSPLNVSQQYAVLLNDDHNLVLAGAGSGKTSVLTARVSYLLQSHLAKPEQILLVAFARDAAQEMAERLKNKIGLEAERLHINTFHQLGLRIINRVEGKTVIMSPLANDSKLKQAWCIDWLKRHWMTPTNFKRWQKHLAKWPIAYLAGDDELGSHVENPKLIAWLEKQLDQLAQMGLSKKELQERLVDHDDYPRLNSELSLCWPCYQAWQQMLKDQNQIDFNIMITRATEYVEKGKFRSPWKFIMVDEYQDISPQRLRLLQALCEQNQGQCNLFAVGDDWQSIYQFAGSDVDLTTGFATRFANSTVHHLDTTYRFNDQIGAVANRFIQQNPHQLPKTLNSFKTEKQKAVMLAPNHSVEKILDEINRSTNKLKTVLLLGRNHYHKPELLKDWQNRYLSLKLDFMTCHASKGKEADYVIILAVDDGQFPARVKALHLDDALNQSEDDFPYAEERRLFYVALTRAKEKVWVTYNGNGSSFVQELLNDDYPVVKQK